From the Streptococcus oralis ATCC 35037 genome, one window contains:
- a CDS encoding multidrug efflux MFS transporter, which translates to MQEISWKENLRVAWFGSFLTGASISLVVPFMPIFVEQLGIEGDQVAFYAGLAISVSAVSAALVSPIWGILADKYGRKPMMIRAGLAMTITMGGLAFVPNIYWLLFLRLLNGVFTGFVPNATALIASQVPKDKSGAALGTLSTGVVAGTLTGPFVGGFIAEIFGIRNVFLLVGAFLFLAAILTIFFIKEDFQPVAKEKAIPTKEVFSAFKYPRLLVNLFLTSFVIQFSAQSIGPILALYVRDLGQTENLLFVSGLIVSSMGFSSMMSAGILGKLGDKVGNHRLLVVAQIYSVIIYILCAHATSPLQLGLYRFLFGLGTGALIPGVNALLSKLTPKSGISRIFAFNQVFFYLGGVIGPMAGSAVAGYLGYHAVFYATAACVAFSCLCNLVQFRSLLKVKEI; encoded by the coding sequence GTGCAAGAGATTAGTTGGAAAGAGAATCTTCGTGTCGCCTGGTTCGGTAGTTTTCTAACGGGCGCCAGCATTTCCTTGGTCGTTCCTTTCATGCCTATCTTTGTAGAACAGTTGGGAATTGAAGGGGACCAAGTTGCTTTTTATGCTGGATTAGCCATCTCAGTTTCGGCTGTTTCAGCAGCTCTAGTTTCTCCTATCTGGGGTATTCTTGCTGACAAATATGGTCGAAAACCCATGATGATTCGAGCAGGTCTTGCCATGACCATCACTATGGGAGGTTTGGCCTTCGTGCCAAATATCTATTGGCTACTCTTTCTGCGCTTGCTCAATGGTGTATTTACTGGTTTTGTCCCCAATGCAACGGCCTTGATTGCTAGTCAGGTACCTAAAGATAAGTCTGGAGCGGCTCTAGGGACTCTATCTACAGGTGTAGTTGCGGGAACACTGACGGGCCCCTTTGTTGGAGGCTTTATTGCTGAAATTTTTGGCATTCGTAATGTTTTTTTATTGGTAGGCGCTTTCTTATTTTTAGCTGCAATCCTAACCATTTTCTTTATCAAGGAAGATTTTCAGCCAGTGGCTAAGGAGAAGGCTATCCCAACGAAAGAAGTATTTTCTGCTTTCAAGTATCCTAGGCTCTTAGTAAACCTATTTTTGACGAGCTTTGTCATTCAATTTTCAGCTCAATCAATTGGCCCCATTCTAGCTCTCTATGTGCGGGACTTAGGGCAGACTGAGAATCTCCTCTTTGTATCAGGATTGATTGTATCCAGCATGGGATTTTCTAGCATGATGAGTGCTGGAATTCTAGGAAAACTTGGCGATAAGGTTGGGAATCATAGATTGTTAGTTGTGGCGCAGATTTATTCCGTCATCATTTACATACTTTGTGCTCATGCAACCAGCCCCCTTCAACTTGGCTTGTATCGTTTTCTCTTTGGTTTGGGAACGGGAGCTCTCATACCGGGGGTTAATGCCCTTCTTAGCAAATTGACTCCAAAATCAGGTATTTCAAGGATTTTCGCCTTCAACCAAGTCTTTTTTTACCTCGGTGGAGTGATTGGACCTATGGCGGGATCCGCAGTTGCAGGATATTTGGGCTACCATGCTGTCTTTTATGCGACAGCAGCCTGTGTGGCTTTCAGTTGTTTATGTAACTTAGTGCAATTTAGATCATTATTAAAAGTAAAGGAAATCTAG
- the rpmG gene encoding 50S ribosomal protein L33 — translation MRVKINLKCSSCGSMNYLTSKNSKTHPDKIEVLKYCPKERKVTLHLESK, via the coding sequence GTGCGAGTAAAAATCAATCTCAAGTGCTCCTCTTGTGGCAGCATGAATTATCTAACCAGTAAGAACTCCAAAACCCATCCAGACAAGATTGAGGTGTTAAAATATTGTCCAAAGGAAAGAAAAGTAACTTTACATCTTGAATCTAAGTAG
- the secG gene encoding preprotein translocase subunit SecG, with protein MYNLLLTILLVLSVVIVIAIFMQPTKNQSSNVFDASSGDLFERSKARGFEAVMQRLTGILVFFWLAIALALTVLSSR; from the coding sequence ATGTATAACCTATTATTAACCATTTTATTAGTATTATCTGTTGTGATTGTGATTGCGATTTTCATGCAACCAACTAAGAACCAATCCAGCAATGTATTTGATGCCAGCTCAGGTGATTTGTTTGAACGTAGTAAAGCGCGTGGTTTTGAAGCTGTGATGCAACGTTTGACAGGTATTTTAGTCTTTTTCTGGCTAGCCATTGCCTTAGCATTGACGGTATTATCAAGTAGATAA